From the genome of Dickeya aquatica, one region includes:
- a CDS encoding BRCT domain-containing protein, with protein sequence MADEKLDVFNYKRNKDKLLINLINIIEGINCDGHIDEKEVLFLDTWIKDADLISKNYCVRMISNRLSDILSDGVIEPYELNYLKADLIKVQKELSDLPELDLYSDEADKHLLEGLCKGMMANHELNDSEIRYLNWWLSSNAALKVNYPGKELYALVNRILADGIITSEERDELKKALIAFTGSDVDSGVVDGLATRLPVDDIESLVLSNATVCLTGEFLYGKRSVCKKLIEDAGGKVIDNITSKLDFLIIGTLSCKHWRYQAHGRKIEKAIDYRDNRGIPLKIISEEQWQSFTG encoded by the coding sequence ATGGCAGATGAAAAACTAGATGTTTTTAACTATAAAAGGAATAAAGATAAATTACTTATTAACCTTATCAATATCATTGAGGGCATAAACTGTGATGGTCATATAGATGAGAAAGAAGTTTTGTTTCTTGATACATGGATAAAAGATGCTGATTTAATCAGCAAAAACTATTGTGTGCGGATGATTTCAAATAGACTTTCCGATATATTGTCTGATGGCGTTATTGAGCCGTATGAATTGAATTATTTGAAAGCTGATTTGATCAAGGTGCAAAAAGAGCTGTCTGATTTACCTGAGCTTGATTTGTACTCCGATGAAGCGGACAAGCATTTATTGGAAGGCCTATGTAAAGGAATGATGGCTAATCATGAACTTAATGATTCAGAAATAAGATACTTAAATTGGTGGCTATCATCTAATGCTGCTCTCAAAGTTAATTACCCTGGAAAAGAGTTATACGCATTGGTTAACCGGATTCTTGCGGATGGGATCATTACATCAGAAGAACGTGATGAATTGAAAAAAGCGTTAATCGCTTTTACCGGAAGTGATGTTGATTCCGGTGTAGTGGATGGGCTGGCAACTCGCTTACCGGTGGATGATATAGAGAGCTTAGTTCTTTCCAATGCAACAGTTTGTCTGACAGGTGAATTCCTTTATGGAAAAAGATCAGTGTGTAAAAAACTGATTGAGGATGCAGGCGGGAAGGTGATTGATAATATAACATCAAAACTTGATTTTCTTATTATTGGTACATTGAGTTGTAAACATTGGAGATATCAGGCTCACGGTCGGAAAATAGAAAAAGCAATAGACTACCGGGATAATCGTGGCATTCCACTGAAAATAATCAGTGAAGAACAGTGGCAGAGCTTTACTGGATAA
- a CDS encoding phage integrase — translation MAVSKLPSGKWLCQCFPYGRDGQRVRKQFATRGEALAYERRLMAEKKGISTETNSTTLQDLIQRWYDMHGQTLESGEDRYAKLMAICDRLGNPFAVDVDKNMFAVYRERRLKGEWNPKGKTAIKEATVNREYSYLRAVFSELKRMGEWEKENPLDGIRQFKEGDQELAFLYPDEIKRLLAACDESENKDLGIIVRLCLATGARWGEAQTLKQSQILPGRITFVKTKGKKNRTIPISERMHALLPKRRGQLFKPAYEAFKHALKKAHIELPEGQLTHVLRHSFASHFMMRGGNILVLQQILGHSSITMTMRYAHFAPDHLDAAVTLNPFDSLTTDE, via the coding sequence ATGGCTGTAAGCAAACTTCCATCCGGCAAATGGCTTTGCCAATGCTTCCCCTATGGGCGCGATGGTCAGCGCGTTCGTAAACAATTTGCCACCAGAGGTGAGGCACTCGCGTATGAGCGCCGCCTGATGGCGGAGAAAAAAGGGATATCGACCGAAACCAACAGTACAACGCTGCAAGACCTGATCCAGCGCTGGTATGACATGCATGGCCAGACGCTGGAGTCAGGTGAAGACCGCTACGCTAAACTGATGGCGATCTGTGATCGGTTGGGTAATCCCTTTGCGGTAGACGTTGATAAAAATATGTTCGCTGTTTACCGCGAACGCCGGTTAAAAGGTGAATGGAACCCAAAAGGGAAGACGGCCATCAAAGAGGCCACAGTGAACCGCGAATACTCCTACCTGCGGGCAGTGTTCTCTGAGCTAAAGCGCATGGGGGAGTGGGAAAAAGAAAACCCGCTGGATGGCATACGCCAGTTTAAGGAAGGCGATCAGGAACTGGCTTTTTTGTACCCGGATGAAATTAAGCGCCTGCTTGCTGCCTGTGATGAATCAGAGAATAAAGATCTCGGTATCATCGTTCGCTTGTGCCTGGCTACAGGGGCGCGTTGGGGCGAGGCCCAGACCCTGAAACAATCGCAAATCCTTCCCGGCAGGATCACATTCGTTAAAACCAAAGGGAAGAAAAACCGAACCATTCCTATTTCTGAAAGAATGCACGCCTTGTTGCCCAAGCGGCGCGGCCAACTCTTCAAACCAGCGTATGAGGCATTTAAGCACGCCTTAAAGAAAGCGCACATTGAATTACCAGAAGGACAGTTGACCCACGTTCTCAGGCACAGCTTTGCCAGCCACTTCATGATGCGCGGCGGCAATATTCTGGTGTTGCAGCAGATATTGGGCCATAGCTCTATCACTATGACCATGCGGTATGCGCATTTCGCGCCGGATCATCTGGATGCGGCGGTAACTCTCAACCCGTTTGATTCTTTAACCACAGATGAATAA
- a CDS encoding ogr/Delta-like zinc finger family protein → MFRCPFCGATARTRTSRRLSDITIRQYHQCQNLECSETFTTLNTVERRVSKRTREDPLPPDFIPQDAFPASHYGRDQLNLAL, encoded by the coding sequence ATGTTCAGATGTCCTTTCTGCGGGGCTACGGCCCGCACCCGTACCAGTCGCCGCCTGAGCGATATCACCATCCGGCAGTACCACCAGTGTCAGAACCTGGAATGCAGCGAGACATTTACCACCCTCAACACGGTAGAACGGCGCGTATCAAAGCGCACACGGGAAGACCCGCTACCGCCTGACTTTATCCCGCAAGACGCCTTTCCGGCATCGCATTACGGACGGGATCAGTTGAATCTGGCGTTGTAA
- a CDS encoding phage late control D family protein codes for MDIKTLTDSVTDAAKRYNDALTGAVKIPAFSITLGGKALKELGDRLISLSLTDNRGFEADQLTLSIDDSDGRLELPPRGAQIALSIGWQGEALTYKGLYTVDEISHEGPPDVLGVTARSADFREEFNVKREVSWHDVTVERVVSAIAHRYGMKAQISDMLMNIDIGHADQTEESDMSFLTRMAGQLGAIATIKNGTLLFILPGGGVTASGKALPSASLTRDSGDKHRFRIADRDANTGVRAYWMDLQFGKKKKVSVKRRRTKPKPKKEKSSNREGDYITGTDGNVFVMRKTYPNEEAAKRAAAAKWRQLQRGAAEFSITLARGRAELYPEMHLTVSGFKPPIDNQDWIIARAEHVIDGNGFTTRLELEAKIPDWIAESE; via the coding sequence ATGGATATCAAAACACTCACTGACTCCGTTACCGATGCCGCGAAGCGCTACAACGACGCACTGACCGGGGCGGTAAAAATTCCGGCCTTCAGCATTACGCTGGGCGGGAAAGCGCTGAAGGAGTTGGGCGACCGGCTAATCTCGCTGTCGCTGACCGACAACCGTGGCTTTGAGGCTGACCAGCTCACACTGTCGATAGACGACAGCGACGGACGCCTGGAGCTGCCGCCGCGTGGCGCACAGATTGCGCTGTCCATTGGCTGGCAGGGTGAAGCGCTGACGTACAAAGGGCTGTATACCGTGGATGAAATTTCCCACGAAGGCCCGCCCGACGTGCTGGGCGTGACGGCCAGAAGTGCGGATTTCCGTGAAGAGTTCAACGTGAAGCGAGAGGTTTCATGGCATGACGTGACGGTAGAGCGTGTCGTGTCGGCGATTGCACACCGCTACGGCATGAAGGCGCAAATCAGTGACATGCTGATGAATATCGACATCGGCCACGCCGACCAGACCGAAGAGAGCGATATGTCATTCCTGACCCGGATGGCCGGGCAACTGGGGGCGATTGCCACCATCAAAAACGGCACGCTGCTGTTTATCCTGCCCGGTGGTGGTGTGACGGCATCCGGCAAGGCGCTGCCATCGGCCAGCCTCACACGAGACAGCGGTGATAAACACCGTTTCCGTATTGCCGATCGGGATGCCAACACCGGCGTGCGCGCCTACTGGATGGATCTGCAATTCGGTAAGAAGAAAAAGGTCAGCGTGAAGCGCCGCCGGACAAAACCCAAACCGAAAAAGGAGAAGAGCAGCAATCGTGAAGGCGATTACATCACAGGCACAGACGGTAATGTATTTGTGATGCGCAAAACCTATCCCAATGAAGAGGCGGCCAAACGGGCGGCGGCGGCTAAATGGCGGCAGTTACAACGTGGAGCGGCTGAATTTTCGATAACCCTGGCGCGCGGACGTGCCGAGCTGTATCCCGAAATGCACCTGACGGTAAGCGGCTTTAAACCCCCTATCGACAATCAGGACTGGATTATCGCCCGCGCGGAGCACGTTATTGATGGCAATGGCTTTACCACCCGTCTGGAGCTGGAAGCAAAAATCCCTGACTGGATAGCAGAAAGTGAATAA
- a CDS encoding phage tail sheath subtilisin-like domain-containing protein, whose translation MSETRFHGARVRENTDLVAAINDIDSSVIGVVAVAEDADAGTFPLNTPVLITRVNSLLGKAGKTGSLYKTLKAIADQASTKVIVVRVAAATEGGDKTQSQLIIGGTAADGSYTGMYALLTAEAKLNYRPRILAVPDYDTAEVTSALCVIAQNLCAFVYAGCHGCTTMAEAITYRAQFAYRELMLIWPDFIAYNPLTGSNETFPAAAYACGLRAAIDNDQGWHKSLSNVAVNNVLGISRDVFWSLQAEDSDANELNNQEITTLIKRNGFRFWGNRTADTHDYLFEVYTRTAQILADSIAEAQFEVVDEPLTPANVKDVVNGINGKLSALVTSGRLIGGECWFDIQDNPTTGLRQGQVRVRYKYTPVPPLEDLTLYQTFTDDYFDSAFSSLGGV comes from the coding sequence ATGTCAGAGACACGTTTCCACGGTGCGCGTGTTCGTGAAAATACCGACCTGGTGGCCGCAATCAATGACATTGATTCCAGTGTGATTGGCGTGGTGGCCGTGGCGGAAGACGCGGATGCAGGCACCTTTCCCCTGAATACCCCGGTGCTCATCACACGGGTAAATAGCCTGCTGGGCAAGGCGGGTAAAACCGGCTCGCTCTACAAGACGCTGAAGGCAATTGCTGACCAGGCCAGCACGAAGGTGATTGTGGTACGGGTGGCGGCAGCAACCGAAGGCGGCGACAAAACCCAGTCTCAGCTGATTATCGGCGGGACGGCAGCTGACGGCAGTTATACCGGCATGTATGCCTTGCTGACGGCAGAAGCAAAACTTAATTACCGGCCCCGGATTTTGGCAGTACCGGACTATGACACCGCCGAAGTGACGTCAGCGCTGTGCGTGATTGCGCAAAACCTGTGCGCGTTTGTCTATGCCGGGTGTCACGGTTGCACCACGATGGCCGAGGCCATCACCTACCGTGCGCAGTTTGCGTATCGGGAGCTGATGCTGATCTGGCCGGATTTTATCGCCTATAACCCGCTGACCGGCAGCAATGAAACCTTTCCGGCAGCGGCCTATGCCTGCGGCCTGCGCGCAGCGATTGATAACGATCAGGGCTGGCATAAGTCGCTGTCGAACGTGGCCGTGAATAATGTATTAGGCATCTCGCGGGATGTGTTCTGGTCGCTTCAGGCCGAAGACAGCGACGCGAATGAACTCAACAATCAGGAGATCACCACGCTGATTAAGCGCAATGGGTTCCGCTTCTGGGGCAACCGTACCGCAGACACCCATGATTACCTGTTTGAGGTGTACACCCGTACCGCACAAATCCTCGCTGACAGTATCGCAGAAGCGCAGTTTGAGGTTGTTGACGAGCCACTGACCCCGGCCAATGTCAAAGACGTGGTGAACGGCATCAACGGCAAGCTGAGTGCTCTGGTTACGTCGGGCAGGCTTATCGGCGGGGAATGCTGGTTCGATATTCAGGACAACCCCACCACCGGCCTGCGACAGGGGCAAGTGCGCGTGCGTTACAAGTACACACCGGTGCCGCCGCTGGAAGACCTGACGTTATACCAGACGTTCACCGATGATTATTTTGACTCCGCGTTCTCATCGCTGGGAGGGGTGTAA
- a CDS encoding phage major tail tube protein, whose amino-acid sequence MAVPHKLRLFTCFVNGNNQIGKVTAVTLPKLTRKTEDFQGAGMMGSVAVDLGMDSGALEAQMVVGGMEKKLLQEYGGDIDEIRLRFAGEYYTDGDSQLVEVEMRGRITEIDGGESKQGEDTSVTYALKNTYYKLSIDDQSVLEIDLLNFIYKKNGKNIYPDRISSAGVPVLDGRTLE is encoded by the coding sequence ATGGCTGTACCGCATAAATTGCGCCTGTTCACCTGTTTTGTGAACGGCAACAACCAGATAGGCAAGGTTACAGCAGTGACCTTGCCAAAATTAACCCGCAAGACAGAGGATTTTCAGGGTGCGGGCATGATGGGCTCGGTGGCGGTCGATCTCGGTATGGACTCCGGTGCGCTGGAAGCCCAGATGGTGGTGGGCGGCATGGAGAAAAAACTGTTGCAGGAATACGGCGGCGATATTGATGAAATTCGCCTGCGCTTTGCCGGGGAATACTACACCGACGGCGACAGCCAGCTGGTTGAAGTCGAGATGCGCGGCCGTATTACCGAGATTGATGGCGGCGAATCCAAGCAAGGTGAAGACACGTCAGTCACCTATGCGTTGAAAAATACCTACTACAAGCTGTCGATTGACGATCAATCGGTGCTTGAAATTGACCTGCTGAATTTCATCTACAAGAAAAACGGCAAAAACATCTACCCGGATCGCATCTCGTCGGCAGGCGTACCCGTTCTGGACGGGCGCACGCTGGAATGA